Proteins encoded in a region of the Pseudomonas shahriarae genome:
- a CDS encoding stage II sporulation protein M has protein sequence MKQSLFETRHQPHWQAFASQLALLEQGKAKAEDLTRFPQDYRRLCQHLALAQERGYSSYLIDPLQQLALRGHQQLYRHRSQLGAKVLGFLLADFPRTVREQWRFVLVASLLFFGSLIGIALLVYLFPELIYTIVSAPQVSEMQEMYDPDASRLGRAAARASSEDWMMFGYYVMHNIGIAFQTFAGGLLFGLGSVFFLFFNGLMIGAIAGHLTEIGYGQTFWSFVIGHGAFELTAIALAGAAGLQLGWALIAPGALPRGEALRLAARKSVKMICGVILFLLIAAFIEAYWSSTTAVEPWGKYLVGAALWAMVLAYLLFAGRGRHAPE, from the coding sequence ATGAAGCAAAGCCTGTTCGAAACCCGTCACCAGCCGCACTGGCAGGCATTTGCCAGCCAGTTGGCCCTGCTTGAACAAGGCAAGGCAAAGGCCGAGGACCTGACGCGTTTCCCTCAAGATTACCGACGCCTGTGCCAACATCTGGCACTGGCGCAGGAGCGGGGCTATAGCAGCTACCTGATAGACCCGCTGCAACAGTTGGCCTTGCGCGGCCATCAACAGTTGTATCGCCATCGCAGCCAGCTCGGGGCCAAGGTGCTGGGCTTCCTGCTGGCGGATTTCCCCCGCACGGTTCGCGAGCAATGGCGCTTCGTGCTGGTCGCCAGCCTGCTGTTCTTTGGCAGCCTGATCGGCATTGCGCTGCTGGTCTACCTGTTCCCCGAACTGATCTACACCATCGTCAGTGCCCCGCAAGTGTCCGAGATGCAGGAGATGTACGACCCCGATGCCAGTCGCCTGGGCCGCGCAGCCGCACGGGCGTCGAGCGAAGACTGGATGATGTTCGGCTACTACGTCATGCATAACATCGGCATCGCGTTCCAGACCTTTGCCGGCGGCCTGCTGTTTGGCCTGGGCAGCGTGTTTTTCCTGTTTTTCAATGGCCTGATGATCGGCGCCATCGCCGGTCACCTGACCGAAATCGGCTATGGGCAGACCTTCTGGTCCTTTGTCATCGGTCACGGCGCCTTTGAACTGACGGCCATCGCCCTGGCCGGCGCGGCCGGCCTGCAACTGGGCTGGGCCTTGATCGCGCCGGGAGCATTGCCCCGGGGTGAAGCACTGCGCCTGGCAGCCCGCAAAAGCGTGAAAATGATCTGCGGCGTGATTTTATTCCTGCTGATCGCGGCCTTTATAGAGGCCTATTGGTCCTCCACCACCGCCGTGGAACCTTGGGGCAAGTACCTGGTGGGCGCCGCGCTCTGGGCGATGGTGCTCGCCTATCTGCTGTTTGCCGGCAGGGGTCGTCATGCGCCTGAGTGA
- a CDS encoding DUF4129 domain-containing protein: MRLSDASVVIRPRTTWEAMDLGVLLARKHRVLLMSSWALVSLPIFILISLALWDYPSVAVLVFWWLKPAFERLPLYILSTALFGETPTLKQALRQWPRLLKGQLLASLTWRRLSLSRSFVMPVVQLEGLGGLARQQRLGVLQQRNAGAARWLTLIGIHLETALWIGLMALFYLFLPQQVELDWDWQQLALASSQDWLWLEHLTNALYALVLVLWEPIYVACGFSLYLNRRTVLEAWDLELVFRRLRQRLGSTVAALLLAVGLLLVPPTPQALADQPVAAQPLSTPAASQAIKRLLEEPPFKNPESVTRYRFGEDQTIDKTKPTGDARLPAWLKSLLDNLNSDTFKSLALVMEVLLWSLLIAGIALVAWRYRDWLHAFVSHRRAPRTVDQPVPSQLFGLDMGVETLPDDIAGTAEQLWATQPREALGLLYRGLLSRLLHDFNLPLKNADTEGQVLERVRHLQQPQLLAFSDDLTRHWQNLAYGHRVPPALAQQQLCAHWRALFDSEATG; this comes from the coding sequence ATGCGCCTGAGTGACGCCAGCGTGGTAATCCGCCCCCGCACTACGTGGGAAGCCATGGACCTGGGGGTATTGCTGGCCCGCAAGCACCGCGTGCTCTTGATGAGCAGTTGGGCCTTGGTCAGCCTGCCGATCTTTATCCTGATCAGCCTTGCGCTGTGGGACTACCCATCTGTTGCTGTACTGGTGTTCTGGTGGTTGAAACCGGCCTTTGAGCGCCTGCCGCTGTATATCCTGTCCACAGCACTGTTTGGCGAAACGCCTACCCTCAAGCAGGCGCTGCGCCAATGGCCCCGCCTGCTCAAAGGTCAACTGCTGGCCAGCCTGACCTGGAGACGCTTGAGCCTCAGTCGCAGCTTCGTCATGCCCGTGGTGCAACTCGAAGGCCTCGGCGGCCTGGCCCGCCAACAACGGCTGGGGGTGCTGCAACAGCGCAATGCCGGTGCAGCGCGCTGGCTGACGCTGATCGGTATTCACCTGGAAACAGCACTGTGGATTGGCTTGATGGCGCTGTTCTACCTGTTCCTGCCACAACAGGTAGAGCTCGACTGGGACTGGCAACAACTGGCGCTGGCCAGCAGCCAGGACTGGCTCTGGCTGGAACACCTGACCAATGCCTTGTACGCCCTGGTCCTGGTGCTCTGGGAGCCGATCTATGTGGCCTGCGGGTTCAGCCTCTACCTGAACCGGCGTACCGTGCTCGAAGCCTGGGACCTGGAGTTGGTGTTCCGCCGTCTGCGCCAGCGCCTGGGATCAACGGTGGCCGCCCTGCTGCTGGCTGTCGGCCTGCTGCTGGTCCCGCCAACACCCCAGGCCCTGGCCGATCAACCCGTGGCTGCACAACCCTTGAGTACGCCAGCCGCCAGCCAGGCGATCAAGCGCCTGCTGGAAGAGCCCCCGTTCAAGAATCCGGAATCCGTGACCCGCTACCGTTTCGGTGAAGACCAGACCATCGACAAGACCAAGCCCACAGGGGATGCCCGGTTGCCTGCCTGGCTTAAATCCTTGCTCGACAACCTCAACAGCGACACCTTCAAGTCCCTGGCCCTGGTCATGGAGGTGCTGTTGTGGAGCCTGCTGATCGCCGGTATTGCCTTGGTGGCCTGGCGCTATCGTGATTGGCTGCACGCCTTTGTCAGCCATCGCCGCGCCCCCCGCACCGTTGACCAGCCCGTGCCGTCACAACTGTTCGGCCTGGACATGGGCGTGGAAACATTACCCGATGACATCGCCGGTACCGCCGAGCAACTGTGGGCCACCCAGCCCCGTGAAGCGCTTGGCCTGCTCTATCGCGGCCTGCTTAGCCGCCTGTTGCATGACTTCAACCTGCCCCTGAAAAACGCCGATACCGAAGGCCAGGTCCTGGAGCGTGTGCGTCACTTGCAACAGCCGCAATTGCTGGCATTCAGCGACGACCTGACCCGCCACTGGCAAAACCTCGCCTATGGCCATCGCGTACCGCCTGCCCTGGCCCAACAACAACTGTGCGCCCACTGGCGCGCGCTGTTCGACAGCGAGGCCACGGGATGA
- a CDS encoding DUF4350 domain-containing protein: protein MNRPLIWLALILACLLTAGGFYAWHKAIPYGEVVERGPSPEAQANPYLAAEHFLRQQGIAVEHANSLERLATLPTKGGSLLLLSERSNMTPRQVDQLLEWTQAGGHLLLVAEAIWDEETQDSGDLLLDRLQLRQAFSDDFDQPVPPRKGKKPDLTRLYVDNETAPAFFSFDTDFTLIDPRHLAQFSANSAKSSHLMQLDLGQGRVTVITDSELWKTPDIGLHDNAWLLWYLTQGSNVTLLSNTDVENLFSLLLRYFPQALLALAALIVLGLWRAGVRQGPIQAPAPKARRQLLEHLNASADFLLRRSGQNSLLHALQRDILRTARRRHPGFEQLDTAGQWQALERLTRQPPSIISQALGPLPAKRLSSADFSRQVACLQTLRNAL from the coding sequence ATGAACCGGCCACTGATCTGGCTCGCGCTGATCCTGGCCTGCCTGCTGACGGCGGGGGGCTTCTACGCCTGGCACAAGGCGATCCCTTACGGGGAAGTGGTCGAGCGCGGGCCATCACCCGAAGCCCAGGCTAATCCCTACCTGGCGGCGGAGCATTTCCTACGCCAGCAAGGCATAGCCGTTGAGCACGCCAACAGCCTGGAACGCCTGGCTACCCTGCCCACCAAGGGCGGCAGCCTGTTGTTGCTCAGCGAACGCAGCAACATGACCCCGCGCCAGGTTGACCAGTTGCTGGAGTGGACCCAGGCCGGCGGCCACCTGCTGCTGGTGGCCGAAGCTATATGGGATGAAGAAACCCAGGACAGCGGCGACCTGCTGCTCGATCGCCTGCAGTTGCGCCAGGCCTTCAGCGATGACTTCGACCAGCCAGTCCCACCTCGCAAGGGCAAGAAGCCGGACCTGACACGACTGTATGTCGATAATGAAACCGCACCGGCCTTCTTCAGTTTCGACACCGACTTCACCTTGATCGACCCCAGGCACCTGGCCCAGTTTTCGGCCAACAGCGCCAAGTCCAGCCACCTGATGCAACTCGATCTCGGGCAGGGCCGTGTGACAGTGATCACCGACAGCGAACTGTGGAAAACCCCGGATATAGGCCTGCACGATAATGCCTGGCTGCTCTGGTACCTGACCCAGGGCAGCAATGTCACCCTACTGTCCAACACGGATGTCGAGAACCTGTTCAGCCTGTTGCTGCGTTACTTCCCCCAGGCCCTTTTGGCACTCGCCGCCTTGATTGTGCTGGGGTTGTGGCGCGCCGGCGTACGCCAGGGGCCCATCCAGGCACCCGCGCCCAAGGCACGCCGGCAACTGCTGGAACACTTGAATGCCAGTGCCGATTTCCTGCTGCGCCGCAGTGGGCAAAACAGCCTGTTGCACGCCCTGCAGCGGGACATCCTGCGCACCGCCCGCCGCCGCCACCCCGGCTTCGAACAGTTGGACACTGCCGGGCAATGGCAAGCCCTTGAACGCCTGACTCGCCAACCGCCATCCATTATCAGCCAGGCCCTGGGCCCACTCCCGGCAAAGCGGCTTTCCAGCGCCGACTTCAGCCGCCAGGTGGCCTGCCTGCAAACCCTCAGGAATGCCCTATGA
- a CDS encoding AAA family ATPase, translated as MSDSPVDSPNTLDTGRATQLAQALRTELRKAVIGQDGVIDDVLTALIAGGHVLLEGVPGLGKTLLVRALARCFDGDFARIQFTPDLMPSDVTGHAVYDLHTEQFKLRKGPLFTHLLLADEINRAPAKTQAALLEAMQERQVTLEGEALPIGQPFMVLATQNPIEQEGTYPLPEAELDRFMLKVRMDYPEAQQEVDMVREVTRSSRADMLDVQPLRTVLQAADVLLLQQVASELALDEQVLDYAVRLARTTRTWPGLALGAGPRASIALVRGARARALLRGGEFVTPDDIKSCALAVLRHRVRIAPELDIEGLEVDQVLTQLLDQVPAPRQ; from the coding sequence ATGAGCGACTCTCCAGTGGATTCACCCAACACCCTCGACACCGGTCGGGCCACCCAGTTGGCCCAGGCGCTGCGCACCGAGTTGCGCAAGGCCGTGATTGGCCAGGATGGGGTGATTGATGATGTGCTGACCGCATTGATCGCCGGCGGCCACGTGTTGCTCGAAGGGGTTCCCGGCCTGGGCAAGACCCTGCTGGTACGGGCCCTGGCCCGCTGCTTTGACGGCGACTTCGCGCGTATCCAGTTCACCCCGGACCTGATGCCCAGTGATGTAACCGGGCATGCCGTGTACGACCTGCACACCGAGCAGTTCAAACTGCGCAAGGGGCCGTTGTTCACCCACTTGCTGCTGGCGGACGAGATCAACCGGGCCCCGGCAAAAACCCAGGCCGCCCTGCTCGAAGCCATGCAGGAACGCCAGGTCACCCTCGAAGGCGAAGCCCTGCCTATCGGCCAGCCCTTTATGGTGCTGGCCACCCAGAACCCCATCGAACAGGAAGGCACTTATCCACTACCGGAGGCCGAACTCGACAGGTTCATGCTCAAGGTGCGCATGGACTACCCCGAGGCGCAGCAAGAGGTGGATATGGTGCGTGAAGTGACCCGTTCATCGCGCGCCGACATGCTAGACGTGCAACCACTGCGCACCGTGCTGCAAGCCGCTGACGTGTTGCTGTTGCAGCAGGTCGCCAGTGAGCTGGCCCTGGATGAACAGGTACTCGACTACGCCGTGCGCCTGGCTCGTACCACCCGCACCTGGCCCGGTCTGGCCCTGGGCGCGGGCCCGCGTGCGTCCATCGCCCTGGTGCGGGGTGCCCGTGCTCGCGCCCTGCTGCGAGGTGGCGAGTTCGTCACGCCGGACGACATCAAGAGCTGTGCGCTGGCAGTGTTGCGCCATCGGGTACGCATCGCCCCGGAGCTGGATATCGAAGGCCTGGAGGTGGATCAGGTGCTGACCCAGTTGCTCGACCAAGTGCCGGCGCCACGCCAGTGA
- a CDS encoding DUF58 domain-containing protein, giving the protein MRPTRLLLAWLAVLLGLNIALGTAVALQLNVPAALHSIAWGLLLALLLLALLDAGRLKRRPSPRLRRQMPGSLALGRWSEVRITLEHDYPQPLVLEVFDHVPDGLSVQNLPQSITLRPGEQSELGYRLRPLSRGHFSFERCEVHLPSLLGLWTAKRQVPVKDATRVYPDFARLYGAQLLAVDNWLSQLGVRQRQRRGLGLEFHQLREFREGDSLRQIDWKATARQRTPIAREYQDERDQQIVFMLDCGRRMRSQDNELAHFDHALNACLLLSYVALRQGDAVGLCTFACDQPRYLAPVKGSGQLNQLLNAVYDLDTTRRAADYQAAANQLLARQKRRALVIIVTNLRDEDDEDLLTAVKRISRQHRVLVASLREEVLDQVRQAPVQTLPEALAYCGSVDYLNAREELHDRMKAQGLAVLDARPSDLGADLVTRYLGWKKAGVL; this is encoded by the coding sequence ATGAGACCGACTCGCCTGTTGCTGGCCTGGCTTGCCGTGTTGCTGGGCCTGAACATCGCCCTCGGGACGGCCGTGGCCCTGCAACTCAACGTGCCGGCCGCTCTGCATTCCATCGCCTGGGGCCTGCTCCTGGCGCTGCTCTTGCTGGCCTTGCTCGATGCTGGCCGGCTGAAACGCCGCCCCTCGCCACGCCTGCGCCGGCAGATGCCGGGCAGCCTGGCGCTGGGGCGTTGGAGCGAGGTGCGGATCACCCTGGAACATGATTATCCACAGCCGTTGGTCCTGGAGGTGTTTGATCACGTACCGGATGGTTTGAGCGTGCAAAACCTGCCCCAGTCCATCACCCTGCGCCCCGGGGAACAGAGCGAACTGGGCTACCGCCTGCGCCCCTTGAGCCGTGGGCATTTCAGTTTTGAGCGCTGTGAGGTGCACCTCCCCAGCCTCCTGGGGCTGTGGACTGCCAAGCGCCAGGTGCCGGTCAAGGATGCCACCCGAGTCTATCCGGATTTTGCCCGCCTGTACGGCGCGCAATTACTGGCGGTAGACAACTGGCTCAGCCAACTGGGTGTACGCCAGCGCCAGCGTCGCGGCCTGGGCCTGGAGTTTCACCAGTTGCGGGAATTTCGCGAGGGTGACAGCCTGCGCCAGATCGACTGGAAGGCCACGGCCCGGCAACGCACGCCGATTGCCCGGGAATATCAGGATGAGCGCGACCAGCAGATTGTGTTCATGCTCGACTGCGGCCGGCGGATGCGCAGCCAGGACAACGAGCTGGCGCATTTCGACCACGCTCTCAACGCGTGCCTGCTGCTCAGCTATGTGGCCCTGCGCCAGGGCGATGCCGTGGGCTTGTGTACCTTCGCCTGCGACCAGCCGCGCTACCTGGCACCCGTCAAGGGCAGCGGCCAGTTGAACCAGTTGCTCAACGCGGTATACGACCTGGACACCACCCGGCGCGCGGCCGACTACCAGGCTGCGGCCAACCAACTGCTGGCCCGCCAGAAACGCCGGGCCTTGGTGATTATCGTGACCAACCTGCGTGATGAGGACGATGAGGATCTGCTGACCGCCGTCAAGCGCATCAGCCGCCAGCACCGGGTATTGGTCGCGAGCCTGCGCGAAGAAGTGCTGGATCAAGTGCGCCAGGCGCCTGTGCAAACCTTGCCGGAAGCGCTGGCCTACTGTGGCAGCGTCGACTACCTCAATGCCCGGGAAGAATTGCATGACCGCATGAAGGCGCAGGGCCTGGCGGTATTGGACGCCCGACCCTCGGACCTCGGCGCAGACCTGGTAACCCGTTACCTGGGCTGGAAAAAGGCCGGCGTGCTATGA
- a CDS encoding PilZ domain-containing protein, with product MFTDRRIERHQLPCFLQVFNRHTDKPIGYLGNISSEGLMLVSRLPMMVNADFELRLKIPGPEGDVHAIDFTATCLWSREDINPQHYDSGFTLLQAPDEYGQLIAALLQYFSFDPLQASA from the coding sequence ATGTTTACCGACCGAAGGATTGAGCGACACCAGTTGCCCTGTTTTTTACAGGTGTTCAACCGCCACACGGATAAACCCATCGGTTACTTGGGTAACATCTCCAGCGAGGGGCTGATGTTGGTCAGCCGATTACCCATGATGGTCAACGCGGATTTTGAGCTGCGCTTGAAGATCCCCGGACCTGAGGGGGATGTGCATGCCATTGACTTCACTGCCACCTGCCTGTGGAGTCGTGAGGATATCAACCCCCAGCATTACGATTCGGGGTTCACCCTGCTGCAGGCCCCCGACGAGTACGGGCAATTGATTGCCGCGCTGTTGCAGTACTTCAGCTTTGATCCCTTGCAGGCTTCGGCCTAG
- the pyk gene encoding pyruvate kinase codes for MSVRRTKIVATLGPASNSPEVLEQLILAGLDVARLNFSHGTPDEHKARAKLVRDLAAKHGRFVALLGDLQGPKIRIAKFANKRIELKIGDKFTFSTSHPLTEGNQQVVGIDYPDLVKDCGVGDELLLDDGRVVMRVDTATVTELNCTVIIGGPLSDHKGINRRGGGLTAPALTEKDKADIKLAAEMEVDYLAVSFPRDAADMEYARQLRDEAGGTAWLVAKIERAEAVADDETLDGLIKASDAVMVARGDLGVEIGDAELIGIQKKIILHARRHNKAVIVATQMMESMIQNPMPTRAEVSDVANAVLDYTDAVMLSAESAAGPYPLEAVQAMARICVGAEKHPTSKTSSHRIGKVFESCDQSIALAAMYTANHFPGVKAIIALTESGYTPLIMSRIRSSIPIYAFSPHRETQARAAMFRGVYTVPFDPASLPPEQVSQAAIDELLKRGVVEKGDWVILTKGDSYHTIGGTNGMKILHVGDPMV; via the coding sequence ATGTCCGTCCGTCGTACCAAAATCGTCGCCACCCTTGGCCCGGCCAGTAACTCGCCGGAAGTCCTCGAACAGCTGATTCTGGCTGGCCTGGACGTTGCCCGTCTGAACTTCTCCCACGGCACCCCGGACGAGCACAAGGCTCGCGCCAAGCTGGTACGTGACCTCGCCGCCAAGCATGGCCGCTTCGTCGCGCTGCTGGGTGACCTGCAAGGGCCGAAGATCCGTATCGCCAAATTCGCCAACAAGCGCATCGAGCTGAAGATTGGTGACAAATTCACCTTCTCCACCAGCCATCCGCTGACCGAAGGCAACCAGCAGGTCGTGGGTATCGACTACCCGGACCTGGTCAAAGACTGCGGCGTCGGCGACGAACTGCTGCTGGACGATGGCCGCGTGGTCATGCGTGTCGACACCGCCACCGTCACCGAGCTCAACTGCACCGTGATCATCGGCGGTCCGCTGTCCGACCACAAAGGCATCAACCGTCGCGGTGGTGGCCTGACTGCACCGGCCCTGACCGAAAAAGACAAGGCTGACATCAAGCTCGCCGCCGAAATGGAAGTGGACTACCTCGCCGTATCCTTCCCGCGTGACGCTGCCGACATGGAATACGCCCGCCAACTGCGCGACGAAGCCGGCGGTACCGCCTGGCTGGTGGCGAAGATCGAGCGCGCCGAAGCCGTGGCCGACGACGAAACCCTCGACGGCCTGATCAAGGCGTCCGATGCAGTGATGGTTGCCCGTGGCGACCTCGGTGTAGAAATCGGTGACGCAGAACTGATCGGCATCCAGAAGAAAATCATCCTGCACGCCCGCCGCCACAATAAAGCGGTGATCGTCGCGACCCAGATGATGGAGTCGATGATCCAGAACCCGATGCCGACCCGTGCCGAAGTGTCCGACGTGGCCAACGCCGTGCTCGACTACACCGACGCCGTGATGCTCTCGGCGGAAAGTGCTGCCGGCCCGTACCCGCTGGAAGCGGTCCAGGCCATGGCGCGTATCTGCGTCGGCGCTGAAAAGCACCCGACCAGCAAAACCTCCAGCCACCGCATCGGCAAAGTGTTCGAAAGCTGCGACCAGAGCATCGCCCTGGCCGCCATGTACACCGCCAACCACTTCCCGGGTGTAAAGGCGATCATCGCCCTGACCGAAAGTGGCTACACGCCGTTGATCATGTCGCGTATCCGTTCCTCGATCCCGATCTACGCGTTCTCCCCGCACCGCGAAACCCAGGCCCGTGCGGCCATGTTCCGTGGCGTCTACACCGTACCGTTCGACCCGGCGTCGCTGCCGCCTGAGCAAGTCAGCCAGGCTGCCATCGACGAACTGCTCAAGCGTGGCGTAGTCGAGAAAGGCGATTGGGTGATCCTGACCAAGGGCGACAGCTACCACACCATCGGTGGCACCAACGGCATGAAGATCCTGCACGTTGGCGATCCAATGGTCTGA
- a CDS encoding enoyl-CoA hydratase, with protein MTDAILLHRDRGLLILQLNRPDKKNALTRAMYSQLAAALEQADADTTVNAVLIQGSSDCFTAGNDIGDFLEQPPTDLDSPPFHFMQSLLNCRKPVIAGVAGAAVGIGTTLLLHCDLVYVSRDARLRMPFVNLGLCPEFGSSLILPRLLGHAKAAELLLLGEGFSGEQAAQWGIATEALGSGEAALAKAREVGGRFETLAPGAVQVTKQLMKSVDREQLRQVIEEEGALFTQRLRSPEAIAALSGFIARR; from the coding sequence ATGACCGACGCCATCCTGCTGCACCGTGACCGTGGGCTGCTGATCCTGCAGCTCAATCGCCCCGACAAGAAAAATGCCCTGACCCGCGCGATGTACAGCCAATTGGCGGCGGCGCTGGAGCAGGCCGATGCCGACACGACGGTCAATGCCGTGCTGATCCAGGGCAGCAGCGACTGCTTTACCGCCGGCAACGACATCGGCGACTTCCTTGAGCAGCCGCCCACAGACCTGGACAGCCCACCCTTTCATTTCATGCAAAGCCTGCTCAACTGCCGTAAACCGGTGATTGCCGGCGTGGCCGGGGCGGCGGTGGGCATTGGCACCACGCTGCTGCTGCATTGCGACCTGGTGTATGTCAGTCGCGATGCCCGGTTGCGCATGCCATTCGTCAACCTGGGGCTGTGTCCTGAGTTTGGCTCCAGCCTGATCCTGCCGCGCTTGCTGGGGCACGCGAAAGCTGCTGAGTTGCTGCTGCTGGGCGAAGGGTTCAGTGGGGAGCAGGCTGCGCAGTGGGGGATCGCCACCGAAGCGTTGGGCAGCGGCGAAGCGGCCCTGGCCAAGGCGCGGGAAGTCGGCGGGCGCTTTGAGACCCTGGCGCCGGGGGCGGTGCAGGTGACCAAGCAATTGATGAAGAGCGTTGACCGCGAGCAATTGCGCCAGGTAATCGAGGAGGAGGGTGCATTGTTTACCCAGCGCTTGAGGTCGCCGGAGGCGATTGCGGCGTTGTCGGGGTTTATTGCCCGGCGCTGA
- a CDS encoding iron-sulfur-binding ferredoxin reductase has product MPELHVGERRWSVSTGSNLLDALNQAGVAVPYSCRAGSCHACLVRCQGEVDDKQPDALNPAQRQDGWRLACQCQVVGDVQVETFDPLRDGAAATVLSADWLNPTVLRLRLQAERGLRYRAGQHLVLWAGTVARPYSLASLPEEDPFLEFHLDCRLPGEFSDLARQLQAGDPLRLGELRGGALHYDPDWQSRPLWLLASGTGMGPLWGVLREALRQDHQGAIRVIHLAHDADSHYLAEPLRQLAASHPSLSVELWTAAQLTEALAQLRLVSRQTLALLCGHPSSVEAFSKRLFLAGLPRNQLLADVFLPRG; this is encoded by the coding sequence ATGCCTGAACTGCACGTCGGCGAACGCCGCTGGTCGGTCTCCACCGGCAGCAATCTGCTGGATGCCTTGAACCAGGCCGGTGTGGCTGTGCCCTACAGTTGTCGCGCGGGCAGTTGCCATGCGTGTTTGGTGCGCTGCCAGGGCGAGGTTGACGACAAGCAGCCCGATGCCCTGAACCCGGCACAACGCCAGGACGGTTGGCGTCTGGCCTGCCAGTGCCAGGTCGTGGGCGATGTACAGGTCGAGACCTTTGACCCCTTGCGCGACGGCGCGGCGGCAACGGTGCTGAGCGCCGACTGGCTGAACCCGACAGTGTTGCGCCTGCGCCTGCAAGCGGAACGTGGGTTGCGCTACCGGGCCGGCCAGCACCTGGTGTTGTGGGCGGGCACGGTGGCGCGGCCGTATTCCCTGGCCAGCCTGCCCGAGGAAGATCCGTTCCTGGAGTTCCACCTCGATTGCCGCCTGCCCGGCGAATTCAGCGACCTTGCGCGGCAGTTACAGGCCGGCGATCCATTGCGCCTGGGCGAGTTGCGCGGCGGCGCGTTGCACTACGATCCGGACTGGCAATCCCGGCCGCTGTGGCTGCTGGCATCCGGCACCGGAATGGGCCCGTTGTGGGGCGTGTTGCGTGAGGCGTTGCGCCAGGATCACCAGGGCGCCATTCGCGTGATTCACCTGGCCCATGATGCTGATAGCCATTATCTGGCCGAGCCCCTGAGGCAACTGGCCGCGAGCCATCCCAGCCTCAGTGTGGAGCTGTGGACGGCGGCGCAGTTGACCGAGGCTTTGGCGCAACTGCGGCTTGTTTCCCGGCAAACCCTGGCCTTACTCTGCGGGCACCCCAGCAGTGTCGAGGCCTTTTCCAAGCGCCTGTTCCTGGCTGGCTTGCCGCGCAATCAACTGCTGGCCGATGTGTTCCTGCCCCGTGGTTGA